Proteins encoded within one genomic window of Streptomyces profundus:
- the rpsA gene encoding 30S ribosomal protein S1 → MTSSTETTATTPQVAVNDIGSEEAFLAAIDETIKYFNDGDIVDGVIVKVDRDEVLLDIGYKTEGVIPSRELSIKHDVDPNEVVAVGDEIEALVLQKEDKEGRLILSKKRAQYERAWGTIEKIKDEDGIVTGTVIEVVKGGLILDIGLRGFLPASLVEMRRVRDLQPYVGKELEAKIIELDKNRNNVVLSRRAWLEQTQSEVRQTFLTTLQKGQVRSGVVSSIVNFGAFVDLGGVDGLVHVSELSWKHIDHPSEVVEVGQEVTVEVLDVDMDRERVSLSLKATQEDPWQQFARTHQIGQVVPGKVTKLVPFGAFVRVDEGIEGLVHISELAERHVEIPEQVVQVNDEIFVKVIDIDLERRRISLSLKQANENFGADPMVVEFDPTLYGMAASYDDQGNYIYPEGFDPEANDWLAGFDKQREEWERQYAEAQSRFEQHQAQVIKSREADAQAEAEAAGGGGSAPQAGGGSGGGSSYSSSPAEDSGALASDEALAALREKLAGGQS, encoded by the coding sequence ATGACGAGCAGCACCGAGACCACCGCGACCACCCCGCAGGTTGCGGTCAACGACATCGGTTCCGAGGAAGCCTTCCTCGCCGCGATCGACGAGACGATCAAGTACTTCAACGACGGCGACATCGTCGACGGCGTCATCGTGAAGGTCGACCGGGACGAGGTCCTGCTCGACATCGGCTACAAGACCGAGGGGGTCATCCCCTCGCGAGAGCTGTCGATCAAGCACGACGTGGACCCCAACGAGGTTGTCGCCGTCGGCGATGAGATCGAGGCCCTTGTTCTCCAGAAGGAGGACAAGGAAGGCCGCCTCATCCTGTCGAAGAAGCGCGCCCAGTACGAGCGTGCCTGGGGCACCATCGAGAAGATCAAGGACGAGGACGGCATCGTCACCGGTACCGTCATCGAGGTCGTCAAGGGCGGCCTCATCCTCGACATCGGTCTTCGTGGCTTCCTCCCGGCCTCCCTCGTGGAGATGCGCCGGGTCCGCGACCTCCAGCCGTATGTCGGCAAGGAGCTGGAAGCCAAGATCATCGAGCTGGACAAGAACCGCAACAACGTGGTTCTCTCCCGCCGCGCCTGGCTGGAGCAGACGCAGAGCGAGGTCCGTCAGACCTTCCTCACCACCCTCCAGAAGGGCCAGGTGCGCTCCGGCGTCGTCTCCTCCATCGTCAACTTCGGTGCCTTCGTGGACCTGGGTGGCGTGGACGGCCTGGTGCACGTCTCCGAGCTGTCCTGGAAGCACATCGACCACCCCTCCGAGGTCGTCGAGGTCGGCCAGGAGGTCACCGTCGAGGTGCTCGACGTGGACATGGACCGCGAGCGCGTCTCCCTGTCGCTGAAGGCGACCCAGGAAGACCCGTGGCAGCAGTTCGCGCGGACGCACCAGATCGGTCAGGTCGTTCCGGGCAAGGTCACCAAGCTCGTGCCGTTCGGCGCGTTCGTCCGGGTGGACGAGGGCATCGAGGGCCTGGTGCACATCTCCGAGCTGGCCGAGCGCCACGTGGAGATCCCGGAGCAGGTCGTCCAGGTCAACGACGAGATCTTCGTCAAGGTCATCGACATCGACCTGGAGCGTCGTCGGATCAGCCTCTCGCTGAAGCAGGCCAACGAGAACTTCGGCGCCGACCCGATGGTGGTCGAGTTCGACCCGACTCTCTACGGCATGGCGGCGTCCTACGACGACCAGGGCAACTACATCTACCCCGAGGGCTTCGACCCGGAGGCGAACGACTGGCTGGCCGGCTTCGACAAGCAGCGCGAGGAGTGGGAGCGCCAGTACGCCGAGGCGCAGTCGCGCTTCGAGCAGCACCAGGCGCAGGTCATCAAGTCCCGTGAGGCGGACGCGCAGGCCGAGGCCGAGGCCGCCGGTGGCGGCGGCAGCGCCCCGCAGGCCGGTGGCGGTTCGGGCG